The Platichthys flesus chromosome 5, fPlaFle2.1, whole genome shotgun sequence genome contains the following window.
ATCTCCCTCagcctgatttttttttctttctccaaaatgcatgtgggtttttctttttcctgttttcttaaTGTCATCCTAGTGTCATATAAAAGTGAAATAGATTTTCAACAGCCGCTGACTCCTGAAGTCGTTCTTTCTCGTTGAAGGttgctttatttttctcttacaTATTCAGGGTTGTGTTGGTTCAACTCCAAAGGTTACTTTTGCAAACAGTGCCCCAAATGGCATGTTGGCATTAAATATAACTTAATGTCTCTCATAGGACCATCAGAGCTGCTCGGGTGGCGCAGTGGTGCAGGAATTAGCATTGAaagtgtttacgtgtgtgtctAGCGCGTATTGTTTCAGGGAAGCGATGGAGCTGATCTCGACAGAAGTTGGTTGTCATCTTGCTCAAAGACAACAAAGGATGCAGAAGGtaattgaacattttcttttttccattcaGCGAACGTTCTTGTACAAACATCGCTTGGAGCCTCCAGACCTTCAGGCCCACTGCGAGTGGCAGTGCTGCTGTCGGTGgagctcttcctctctctccactcgctcactgtgaATTCAGCGgggggatctcctgctgtgttctcacattgaaTCATGTAGCTGTCAACTTGATTCTTGAAATGTTGGTTACTGCTTGTGGTGTTTGGTGCTGAGCCTGTTGCAATGAATATCATAGCCTATACAAGTTTGCATGGTTGATTCTCCAGAAAAGTATAAGAGCCGGCATTTAGGCGAaaaacacggtgtaaatgacGCCATTTTAAGCTGATATTGATTGTCAGGGCTTATGGAcccttggatgacaccacaggagcagtatggaggcatgttaggTTTATTCCTGtcgttttttttcatttatcgATCCGCATCTGGCTACTTTTATTCTGCTCCATGCAAAACACTCCCTCTTGGCCCCTTCATTAGATCTAAGGATTTAGTGTCGTTTCATAATGACATCATCTCTTATGCAATATGATGACAAATGATTGGCTATTTTAAATGAGCTGTAGACCTTGTCTTTGATCTTATTGGTTCTCAAAGTTAAATAATACAAAGCGATCTATAGAAGCTCAAATTTGTTACACAACATCagagttttcaaagtaaaacagggcCCATAGCTAAGTGTAGACGCCAGATATAAACTTGAACGTAAAAATTGCAGACATGTTTTTTGATCAGTTTACTGTCAGGTCAAGATGGAAACACATTTCACCCACCCCGGTTTGAAGAGCAGACACAGGAGGATCATCTTGAATTGGATTTCAAAGGAATCATATGATCAAAGGCACTTGAATCTGTATCAAAAGACATAAGAAACAGTCTGACTTACCTTAGTTGAATCTTTGAGGTGAGAGACAATGATTCATTTACAACAGCAACAACTTAGTAAACTAAATGGAGATCGGCAAAGCTGAACGACACAGTAAAGTAACAGTTAAATTGTCTTCATCCACTGGACCTTAGCCTCGCTTAAGAAACTGAAGAAAatgcaggattacacacacTACATCAAACGCTGTGTGTCCGTTGGCAGTTTAGAGGTTCATCCCACGAAGAAGGCCATCGTTGTGGAATATGAGATGGAGGCGTCCATACAGGAAGACAGCGGAGATGTTATACTGGGTGAACACAGGGGGGGACAAAAAATCCTCTGTGTGCCGGATCTGTCTCCCAGTACAGATGTGGAAGCCTTGGCCAGGAAAGTGGTGAAGGGTTGTGAGCTTATCTCTTCATCCTATTTGCCCAAGGTTGTGCAGCTCCTCTACTACCTGCAGAACAGGAAATCGTCCTCTGGGAAGGCCAAAGTGGAGAAGAAGGTGGAAGGAGATGTGAAAGAGTTGCCTTTCTTTGAAGGAATTGAGTTGAATGAGGAGGCCACTATAACCAAATTGGACGAATACGTGGACTTGCTCTATGAAGACCTCCAAAAGAAGATCAGAGGCTCTGCTCTCATTCTGCAGCTCGCCCGCAAACCTGACAACCTGCCTGAACTGCTGCACAACGAAGCAGCTCTGGGTGCTCTGGCCAGAGTTTTGGGAGAGGACTGGAAACAGAGTGTGGAGCTGGCCACCATTATCATCTACATCTTCTTATGCTTCTCTAAGTTCTCCCACTTCCATGAAGTGCTGAGAGATAATGGAATAGTTACGTTGTGTATGAGTCAGGTGGAACATGAACTGAAGAGACATGACATGTGGTGTAAGGAGCTGCACCAGGAAAATAAAGATGGCGAATCAGAACCAGAGAACGGTTCTCTCAGAAGAGACAAAGGAAAAGCTCTGAGGAAATACCAAGAGTTTCGGGCTAAACATGAGCAACTGCTCAAATTGTCTCTTAACCTCCTGTTTAACCTCGCCGAGGACACCGGTACAGAgaggaaaatgaggaaaaaaggTATTGTTGGTCTGCTGGTGAAAGTTCTTGATCGAGATGATGAGGagatgctggtgctggtggtttCATTCCTGAAAAAACTGTCCATCTTCTTGGAGAAAAACAACGACATGGCCAAGGTGGACATTGTAGAGCAACTGGATCGCCTGGTTCCCTGTGCCCACGAGGATCTGTTAAACCTGACTCTGCACCTGCTGTTAAATCTCTGCTGCGACTCTGTGCTCCGAGCCAAGATGGTGCAGGTCAGACTGCTACCTAAACTGTTTGGCTTGTTGGGTGATGAGAAGAACCGTCAGATACTGATGATTATCCTGTGTCACATCAGCATGGACGACTGCTTCAAGGGCAGCTTTGTTGACGCTGGCTGCACACCTCATCTCCTGCAGATGCTGTTTGAGTGCGGTGAGGAGAAAGTTGAAGCCAACCTGATCTCCATCTGCATCAACCTGGCTGTGAACCAGAGGAACGCACAACTCATGTGTGAAGGGGATGGGCtgaagatgctgatgaagagAGCTCTGAATACGAAAGACTGtcagctgatgaagatgatcagAAACCTCTCAAAACACGATGGACCAACCAAACCCCTGTTCATCGACTATGTGGGTGACCTGGCAGCACAGATCCATGCAGATGAAGAGGACGAGTGGGTGTGTGACTGCCTGGGGACGCTGTCCAACCTCACCCTCCCATACCTGGACTGGGAGTTGATGCTGAAAGAGTACAACCTGCTCCCTTACCTCGAGGACAGACTCCAACCAGGCTCAGCACAGGATGACTTCGTCCTAGAAGTGGTGATTATGATTGGAAAGGTTTCCATGAATGGTGCCTGTGCCGCCATGTTGGTTCAGTCCGGCGTCATCCCTGCCCTTTGCGAGCTGCTGGCTGTTCAACAGAAGGACGACaagtttgtgtttcagattgtCAACGTCTTCAGTCAGATGGTTTTTCACCAGGACACACGAGACTTCATCATCAAGGACACGCTTGTTCCAACCTACCTGATAGACATGATGCTGGACAAGAATGTTGAGATCGGAACCCTGTGTGAAAACACCCTCAATGTTATTGCTGATTACGAtgtggagtggaggaggaagttcCTCAAAGAGAAGTTCTGTTTCCAGAACAGAGAGTGGTTGTCGGTTGTTCTAGAGCCATGATCACCAACCTccactttttaattttaaacgtAAGCCGAGATCTACCGGACTGTGGAGATCACTGGTTTCATCAGGTTGATGAGTCTGAAACATATCTCAAGGATCATGAGAGAACCAATAGCTGCTAGGATTGTGAATTCGACCATCATAATGATCAGAGGTATTCAGATGGCACAATTTCCccttttatgtatttaattattattatttgtaattaaagccttaaatttgatttaaaattgaTTTGCTTGACTATTTGTCtaccagaaggtcggtggtttgatctcctgtcctcgggcaagacactgaacaccgagtgtcccctgtgtgtgtgtgaatgtgacctgtTCTGTAAATCAATTTgatatgaatgtaaaaaaagCTCTAGAAATACAGACCATTTCAGTTTGATCTCCGACAGCAAGTCCTTAATTTGTCCTGTGTGAAATGCTGCCTgctttgatttgaatgtgtgaaCAGGTCTGTTAACAGAAGAGCTTGGGACACACTCCTGAGTGTTCGACCGTATTGAGTCAAATCTGCTCTGAATCTTTAAAAGCTTCAAAGTTTTCCCCACAGGAGCAAAGTTTCtgattaaacatatttttaccaCCTAAGAATATCTGCAAACAAAttcagaaaaaggcaaaaatgtgatcttccttcccttcttctctATTTGACTCCTCGtccttccatccatcctcaATTACACTCTGATACCACTTCCTCCCTTTCATCTCTTATTCTCCTCTCTGATCTCACTGAGGCTCGGGCCTTTACAGACATGGAGCTGCCAACTTTGAAAGAAACATCATTAGTGAAATATATTTGACACAGCCTTGCTATCTCATAAAACCCTCGTAGAAATTAattcaatctctattttctgctcATTTCCTGGTGCTGGAGAACAAAGCACTGGAACTTTCCCTCTAAATCCTTCAGGCGACATT
Protein-coding sequences here:
- the LOC133953677 gene encoding kinesin-associated protein 3-like, which gives rise to MQDYTHYIKRCVSVGSLEVHPTKKAIVVEYEMEASIQEDSGDVILGEHRGGQKILCVPDLSPSTDVEALARKVVKGCELISSSYLPKVVQLLYYLQNRKSSSGKAKVEKKVEGDVKELPFFEGIELNEEATITKLDEYVDLLYEDLQKKIRGSALILQLARKPDNLPELLHNEAALGALARVLGEDWKQSVELATIIIYIFLCFSKFSHFHEVLRDNGIVTLCMSQVEHELKRHDMWCKELHQENKDGESEPENGSLRRDKGKALRKYQEFRAKHEQLLKLSLNLLFNLAEDTGTERKMRKKGIVGLLVKVLDRDDEEMLVLVVSFLKKLSIFLEKNNDMAKVDIVEQLDRLVPCAHEDLLNLTLHLLLNLCCDSVLRAKMVQVRLLPKLFGLLGDEKNRQILMIILCHISMDDCFKGSFVDAGCTPHLLQMLFECGEEKVEANLISICINLAVNQRNAQLMCEGDGLKMLMKRALNTKDCQLMKMIRNLSKHDGPTKPLFIDYVGDLAAQIHADEEDEWVCDCLGTLSNLTLPYLDWELMLKEYNLLPYLEDRLQPGSAQDDFVLEVVIMIGKVSMNGACAAMLVQSGVIPALCELLAVQQKDDKFVFQIVNVFSQMVFHQDTRDFIIKDTLVPTYLIDMMLDKNVEIGTLCENTLNVIADYDVEWRRKFLKEKFCFQNREWLSVVRFHQVDESETYLKDHERTNSC